Genomic window (Kiloniellales bacterium):
TCGCCGATCGCCTGATCGAGGGCAGTCAGCTCTTCGGCGTTCGCGGCGATGGTCGCGGCGGTTGCCGCGATCAGGCGTTGCAGCTGATCAGGTGCCATAGGCAGCCTCCGGCTTCGAATTCGTCTCCGGCCCGGTGATCCTTTGGCCCGCGTCGTCGAAGAACAGGGCGGCACCGGGACGCACGGCGATCCGGGTTTTCTCGCCCTCCGCGACGGGATCGTGGGCGCCCAGCAAGGCCCGAAGGGTCATATCCTCGACCGAGAGCAGGACCAAGGTCTCGACGCCCAGGTGCTCGACTGCAAGCACCTCGGCGGCGACCCCGTCGTCGCGGTGCAGAAGCACGTCCTCCGGGCGAACCCCCACGGTCGCCGCCGAGGTCGGGCGATTCTCGACGCCCAGAGTCCCACCCGGCACCAGGTTGATCTGCGGGCTGCCCAGCCGCCGGGCGACGTGGACGTCGCTGGGTTGTTCGTAGACCTCGCGTGGCGCGCCGACCTGGACCAGGCGACCCTCGGAGAGCACGCCGATACGGTCGGCCAGGGTCATCGCCTCGAGCTGGTCGTGGGTCACGTAGAGGATGGTCGCGCCCAGATCGCGTTGGATGCGCTTGAGCTCGATCCGCAGATCCTCGCGCAGCTTGGCGTCCAGCGAGGACAGCGGCTCGTCCATCAGGTAGATCGACGGCCGTCGCACAAGGGCCCGGCCGATCGCGACCCGCTGCATCTCGCCGCCGGAGAGCTGGGTCGCGCGGTTCTTCA
Coding sequences:
- a CDS encoding ABC transporter ATP-binding protein, which codes for KNRATQLSGGEMQRVAIGRALVRRPSIYLMDEPLSSLDAKLREDLRIELKRIQRDLGATILYVTHDQLEAMTLADRIGVLSEGRLVQVGAPREVYEQPSDVHVARRLGSPQINLVPGGTLGVENRPTSAATVGVRPEDVLLHRDDGVAAEVLAVEHLGVETLVLLSVEDMTLRALLGAHDPVAEGEKTRIAVRPGAALFFDDAGQRITGPETNSKPEAAYGT